One Neomonachus schauinslandi chromosome 9, ASM220157v2, whole genome shotgun sequence DNA segment encodes these proteins:
- the CSK gene encoding tyrosine-protein kinase CSK yields MSAIQAAWPSGTECIAKYNFHGTAEQDLPFCKGDVLTIVAVTKDPNWYKAKNKVGREGIIPANYVQKREGVKAGTKLSLMPWFHGKITREQAERLLCPPETGLFLVRESTNYPGDYTLCVSCDGKVEHYRIMYHASKLSIDEEVYFENLMQLVEHYTSDADGLCTRLIKPKVMEGTVAAQDEFFRSGWALNMKDLKLLQTIGKGEFGDVMLGDYRGNKVAVKCIKNDATAQAFLAEASVMTQLRHSNLVQLLGVIVEEKGGLYIVTEYMAKGSLVDYLRSRGRSVLGGDCLLKFSLDVCEAMEYLEGNNFVHRDLAARNVLVSEDNVAKVSDFGLTKEASSTQDTGKLPVKWTAPEALREKKFSTKSDVWSFGILLWEIYSFGRVPYPRIPLKDVVPRVEKGYKMDAPDGCPPAVYEVMKNCWHLDAAARPSFLQLREQLEHIKTHELHL; encoded by the exons ATGTCAGCAATCCAG GCCGCCTGGCCATCCGGTACAGAATGCATTGCCAAGTACAACTTCCACGGCACAGCCGAGCAGGACCTTCCCTTCTGCAAAGGAGATGTGCTCACCATTGTGGCGGTCACCAAG GACCCAAACTGGTACAAAGCCAAGAACAAGGTGGGCCGTGAGGGCATCATCCCAGCCAACTATGTCCAGAAGCGGGAGGGCGTGAAGGCCGGCACCAAGCTCAGCCTCATGCC CTGGTTCCATGGCAAGATCACACGGGAGCAGGCGGAGCGGCTTCTGTGCCCACCAGAGACAGGCCTGTTCCTGGTGCGGGAGAGCACCAACTACCCCGGGGACTACACGCTGTGTGTGAGCTGTGATGGCAAGGTCGAGCACTACCGCATCATGTACCACGCCAGCAAGCTCAGCATCGACGAGGAGGTGTACTTCGAGAACCTTATGCAGCTGGTAGAG CACTACACCTCGGACGCAGACGGGCTCTGTACGCGGCTCATCAAGCCAAAGGTCATGGAGGGCACAGTGGCAGCCCAGGATGAGTTCTTCCGCA gcGGCTGGGCACTGAACATGAAGGACCTGAAGCTGCTGCAGACCATTGGGAAGGGGGAGTTTGGAG ACGTGATGCTCGGTGATTACCGAGGGAACAAAGTCGCCGTCAAGTGCATTAAAAATGACGCCACTGCCCAGGCCTTCCTGGCTGAAGCCTCTGTCATGAC gcaaCTTCGGCATAGCAACCTGGTACAGCTTCTGGGCGTGATCGTGGAAGAGAAAGGCGGGCTCTACATCGTCACTGAGTACATGGCCAAG GGGAGCCTGGTGGACTATCTGCGGTCGAGGGGTCGGTCGGTGCTGGGCGGAGACTGTCTCCTCAAGTTCTCACT AGATGTCTGCGAGGCCATGGAATACCTGGAGGGCAACAACTTCGTGCACCGGGATCTGGCTGCCCGCAACGTGCTGGTGTCCGAGGACAACGTGGCCAAGGTCAGCGACTTCGGCCTCACCAAGGAGGCCTCCAGCACCCAGGACACGGGCAAGCTGCCAGTCAAGTGGACAGCCCCGGAGGCCCTGAGAGAGAAG AAATTCTCCACCAAGTCTGATGTGTGGAGTTTCGGAATCCTCCTCTGGGAAATCTACTCTTTTGGGCGAGTGCCTTATCCAAGAATT CCCCTGAAGGACGTCGTCCCTCGGGTGGAGAAGGGCTACAAGATGGACGCCCCCGACGGCTGCCCGCCTGCGGTCTACGAGGTCATGAAGAACTGCTGGCACCTGGATGCCGCCGCGCGGCCCTCCTTCCTGCAGCTCCGGGAGCAGCTCGAGCACATCAAAACCCACGAGCTGCACCTGTGA